One genomic segment of Anguilla anguilla isolate fAngAng1 chromosome 2, fAngAng1.pri, whole genome shotgun sequence includes these proteins:
- the si:ch211-14k19.8 gene encoding mucin-5AC, whose product MFQTIYYPFLFIFNTGYLFALEHHDCGGTIDIRQEKNGCIRYSSLAGQVDSNNVTFKRPGHSDTECIWVIDALRTQKVQLEVISIDNVSRVWVHFESNGEQRDYALEESSPVSAMGRIIITWRAKKYANSLQSINLSFTADWKDIGNSFEGQKGKSAQTEPAILLGTSSPSISAAPRVRRKSWLLGSSEPALGSKGSTHHPTGLGGQGLGHGTVGAFHSLTSAPAHWLSPDASAASDKEVPPLSQETSDNNPDTSGAALAEAKVQGADAVALQRSEIRAEETKPEPPRFPGTPTDSPGLATTTVPPTQGLDSIFPGLLNVRVPRTAAAPLSHTDADSSMPLSQINTLLPTLPPHGTAPVPPSLAPDQQAERSGDTPSHTDTTSGSPQSSVASLSLSSISQLSGEVEAHSLVSTVVNSPPDLTLPDSRNPPVAYVSTAHTGVPRGKDYIHSYYQPSFISPFPGTGGQEVTERQSAFDSLSDSTLGLSQGRSAFPESEGTMGRDSWSVSDLVPPASSLPEDTTGTQQALKANGSTEMIPGSTEAEGNLRISPLVTRSLSEDKRSDVPGVLEDVSALSASTVGPSGTASPSLDSSTMEEVAVSVLRVDPGSSLGQVPSISPPVGVDTEKQVSTVVLGSSDPYTATPVPELGEKAETDFTVSVPLTEAPTHSSVSADRDFTEMLTEKPELKDSASTHNDHVSSASATAVSEVSLGPECETNPAHESQSSNCASHPHVPVEADGTGPVPAVSTASTAPTPAGPRQEPTVSEDLSSAPPIHSTPDHSLTGVTTATLLLTTSFAENTQGRRRPRGTQSPEETVPHSRRGHSESTATSADGSTFHSHTVTPGPVDSNTSQSAEPGSPTLTPPLAASSTAGSSTVASSVCSLPACSSVPPHTPEGLSPSIQVGTEGPRKAGCPSCTAIPSTAGGKSSPPVTFSPTVTVTTRLTSSSPSSSPSGKTHPTTATPFPFTPRPRPTSQTPGRETVPPPPSPRTDQSTSTLSTQPANSRAPSSSAKPVRGRVFIVENQPAIIKEETVQLLLQMVLESGSPGEQKSPQPESIKEDVVNKVEPLLQKAPGYEGLRVSWTSGNAVVQGVPVFNTARALSWLGAPGGLLDVTGLRENVRRGLYVGGAKVANITVGGLQPELCSWLFLCPSGFQCVPTSLGNASCTSLCHTDYCKNSGICTHHHGQQPMCQCPVGEDFWYMGRWCDFRMTRQRLVGVCLGVLFTVAVLMATLSYLIIRRFKAMLIQAKVDQTRSSYRRFNHFDELSSRFWLRSWPGSADSLENPAYSRSDELLHLRALDRTCCYHDDTLSIASTYPGSGTHVNTVYAHGSHYNWDLSDGSINEWIADSGKASDLSVCSWPIEPIQWTPFPLLQQLGINRAAKTPRPHSYCEGMELVDMEKTRTA is encoded by the exons ATGTTCCAAACTATTTATtatccatttctttttattttcaatacag GTTATCTTTTTGCCTTGGAACACCATGACTGTGGAGGAACGATAGACATCCGTCAAGAGAAAAACGGTTGCATACGCTATTCCTCATTAGCAGGCCAAGTTGATTCAAATAATGTCACTTTCAAAAGGCCAGGACATTCGGACACAGAGTGCATTTGGGTTATCGATGCTCTCCGTACTCAAAAGGTACAATTAGAGGTAATTTCCATCGACAATGTGTCGCGTGTATGGGTGCATTTTGAGAGTAATGGGGAACAGAGGGATTATGCACTTGAAGAATCCTCACCGGTCTCGGCCATGGGCAGGATCATCATTACCTGGAGAGCAAAAAAGTATGCCAACTCGCTACAGTCCATAAATCTCTCCTTCACTGCgg ATTGGAAAGACATTGGGAATTCCTTTGAGGGTCAAAAGGGGAAGTCAGCTCAGACAGAACCTGCCATACTACTAGGGACCTCCTCTCCCAGCATCTCAGCAGCTCCCAGAGTTCGAAGGAAGTCCTGGCTCCTGGGGTCTTCAGAGCCAGCCCTGGGCAGCAAGGGCAGCACTCATCACCCcactgggctgggggggcaAGGGTTGGGCCATGGGACAGTTGGTGCATTCCACAGCCTGACCTCAGCCCCCGCCCACTGGCTCAGCCCCGACGCGTCTGCAGCATCTGATAAGGAagtgccccccctctctcaggaaACATCGGACAATAACCCGGACACGTCTGGCGCTGCTCTCGCCGAGGCCAAAGTGCAGGGGGCGGACGCCGTTGCCCTGCAGCGCTCGGAGATTCGGGCTGAAGAAACCAAACCAGAGCCACCTCGTTTCCCGGGCACACCCACGGATTCTCCGGGACTTGCCACCACCACTGTCCCTCCCACGCAGGGCCTGGACTCCATTTTCCCAGGGCTGCTGAATGTTCGAGTGCCAAGGACTGcagctgctcctctctcacacactgatgCTGATTCCTCTATGCCCCTCTCTCAGATCAACACCCTCCTGCCTACTCTCCCCCCTCATGGGACTgctcctgtccctccctccctggccccAGACCAGCAGGCAGAGCGGAGCGGGGATACTCCttctcacacagacaccacatCAGGGAGTCCTCAGAGCAGTGTagcctccctgtccctcagcaGCATCTCCCAGCTCTCAGGGGAGGTTGAAGCTCACAGCTTGGTTTCTACTGTGGTGAACTCGCCACCAGACCTCACACTCCCAGACTCCAGAAATCCACCCGTGGCTTATGTCTCCACAGCTCATACAGGGGTTCCCAGGGGAAAGGATTATATACACAGTTACTACCAGCCCAGTTTTATAAGCCCTTTTCCTGGCACAGGGGGGCAGGAAGTAACTGAAAGGCAGTCTGCATTCGACTCTTTATCCGACAGCACCCTCGGGCTGTCTCAGGGGAGGAGCGCATTCCCAGAGTCAGAGGGAACTATGGGTAGGGACTCCTGGAGTGTCTCTGATCTGGTGCCTCCTGCAAGCTCCTTGCCTGAGgacaccacaggcacacagcaggCCTTAAAGGCAAACGGGAGCACTGAAATGATTCCAGGCTCTACTGAAGCTGAGGGGAACCTCAGGATCTCCCCTTTAGTCACCAGGAGCCTATCTGAAGATAAGAGATCTGATGTCCCTGGTGTTCTGGAGGACGTCTCTGCTTTGTCAGCTTCCACAGTCGGGCCCAGTGGTACTGCTTCCCCCTCTCTGGACAGCAGCACTATGGAGGAGGTGGCAGTCTCTGTTCTCCGTGTTGATCCAGGCAGCTCCCTCGGGCAGGTGccttccatctctccccctGTAGGAGTGGACACAGAAAAACAGGTCAGCACAGTCGTTCTGGGGTCCTCCGACCcctacactgccacccctgTTCCAGAGCTGGGTGAGAAGGCCGAAACTGACTTCACTGTATCAGTGCCGCTCACTGAAGCGCCAACTCACAGCTCTGTCTCTGCTGATCGGGATTTCACAGAAATGCTGACCGAGAAGCCAGAGCTCAAAGACTCAGCGTCGACACACAACGATCACGTAAGCTCCGCCTCAGCGACCGCAGTGTCAGAGGTTTCCTTGGGGCCTGAGTGTGAGACAAACCCGGCCCATGAGTCACAGAGCTCAAACTGTGCCTCACACCCCCATGTCCCCGTGGAGGCAGATGGTACAGGCCCTGTGCCAGCCGTCTCCACGGCGtccacagcccccacccctgcagGACCGCGGCAGGAGCCCACTGTGTCTGAGGACCTCTCTAGTGCTCCTCCCATCCACAGCACTCCTGACCACTCCCTCACAGGAGTAACCACAGCAACCCTTCTCCTCACGACATCGTTTGCGGAGAATACCCAGGGGAGGCGGAGGCCCAGAGGCACACAGAGTCCTGAGGAGACTGTTCCTCATAGCAGGAGGGGGCATTCTGAGAGCACAGCAACCAGTGCTGATGGGTCCACCTTCCAttcccacacagtcacacctgGCCCTGTAGACTCCAATACCTCTCAGAGTGCAGAGCCCGGGTCTCCCACCTTGACCCCTCCCTTAGCGGCGAGCAGCACAGCGGGGAGCAGCACAGTGGCGAGCTCTGTCTGTTCACTCCCCGCCTGCTCGTCTGTGCCTCCTCACACTCCTGAAGGGCTGTCCCCCTCAATACAAGTTGGGACGGAGGGACCGCGGAAGGCGGGCTGTCCCAGCTGCACCGCCATCCCCTCAACAGCAGGGGGAAAATCCAGCCCTCCAGTCACCTTCAGTCCCACTGTAACCGTGACCACACGACTGACCAGCAGCAGTCCCAGCAGCAGTCCCAGCGGAAAGACTCATCCAACCACAGCGACCCCCTTCCCCTTCACACCCCGGCCAAGGCCAACGTCTCAGACCCCTGGCCGAGAGAcagtccctccccctccctctccccggaCAGACCAGTCCACCAGCACATTATCCACGCAACCAGCCAATAGCAGGGCTCCCAGCTCCTCTGCTAAACCAGTCAGAGGCAGAGTATTCATTGTGGAGAATCAGCCTGCCATCATAAAAG AAGAAACTGTCCAGCTCCTTCTGCAGATGGTTCTAGAAAGTGGGTCTCCTGGGGAGCAGAAATCTCCACAGCCTGAGAGCATCAAAGAGGATGTAGTCAATAAG gtggagCCGCTCTTGCAGAAGGCTCCTGGGTATGAGGGACTACGGGTGTCATGGACAAG tgggAATGCGGTCGTGCAGGGTGTGCCTGTGTTCAATACCGCGAGGGCGCTGTCCTGGCTGGGGGCCCCTGGGGGTCTTCTGGATGTGACTGGGCTGAGGGAGAACGTGAGGCGGGGGCTGTATGTCGGTGGGGCCAAGGTGGCGAACATCACTGTGGGTG GGCTGCAGCCGGAGCTGTGTTCGTGGCTATTCCTCTGCCCCTCAGGGTTCCAGTGTGTGCCGACCAGCCTGGGCAATGCCAGCTGTACCTCCCTGTGCCACACAGACTACTGCAAGAACAGTGGAATCTGTACACACCACCATGGCCAGCAGCCAATGTGCCA GTGCCCAGTGGGGGAGGATTTCTGGTACATGGGCAGGTGGTGTGACTTCCGCATGACACGGCAGAGGCTGGTGGGCGTGTGTCTGGGCGTCCTGTTCACTGTGGCCGTGCTGATGGCCACCCTGTCCTACCTGATCATCCGACGCTTCAAAGCCATGCTGATCCAGGCCAAGGTGGACCAGACACGCAGCAG CTATCGAAGGTTCAACCACTTTGACGAGCTGTCCAGTAGGTTCTGGCTGCGGTCTTGGCCGGGCTCAGCGGACTCCCTGGAGAACCCAGCCTACAGCCGCTCTGACGAGCTGCTGCACCTCAGGGCTCTGGATCGAACCTGCTGTTACCACGATGACACTCTCTCCATCGCCTCCACCTACCCGGGTAGTGGAACACACGTGAACACAGTCTACGCTCATGG CTCCCACTACAACTGGGACCTGAGTGACGGCAGCATAAACGAATGGATCGCGGACTCTGGGAAGGCGAGcgacctgtctgtgtgcagctgGCCCATTGAGCCCATCCAGTGGACGCCCTtccccctgctgcagcagctgggcATCAACAGAGCA GCTAAGACACCTCGTCCTCACTCCTACTGTGAAGGAATGGAGCTGGTCGACATGGAGAAAACCCGGACTGCCTGA
- the LOC118220894 gene encoding acyl carrier protein, mitochondrial-like: protein MASRVLAKCVRSVARQSVKLSQGSFAVKAATGARPIQHPFSVLSCSKKTRQNDLIWVSSSQLQPCRLYGDLPPLTLETIKDRVLYVLKLYDKINPEKLETTSHFMKDLGLDSLDQVEIIMALEDEFGFEIPDAEAEKLMSPQEIVHYIADKKDVYE from the exons ATGGCGTCTCGTGTCCTAGCCAAATGTGTCCGCTCGGTAGCCAGGCAGTCAGTGAAGTTAAGCCAAGGTAGTTTTGCAGTGAAAGCTGCAACGGGAGCACGACCCATACAGCATCCATTCTCCGTCCTTTCATGCAGCAAAAAAACACGACAGAACGATCTCATATGG GTGTCCAGCTCACAGCTTCAGCCCTGTAGACTGTATGGAGATTTGCCACCTCTTACTCTTGAAACAATCAAGGATCGGGTCCTTTATGTGCTGAAGCTGTACGACAAGATAAACCCAGAAAAA cttgaaaCCACATCTCATTTTATGAAAGATTTGGGGTTGGACAGCTTGGACCAGGTGGAGATTATTATGGCCTTGGAAGATGAATTTG GGTTTGAGATCCCAGATGCAGAAGCTGAGAAGCTGATGTCTCCTCAGGAGATTGTACATTATATTGCTGATAAGAAGGATGTGTATGAATAA